The window CCCTGAATGCCGCTTCTGTATCCAAACATTTATCCAAATTCATATCTTTGATATTTCCGAAAGCAGAGCCACAGCTTCTTACTTCACCATCAGGGCCTATGTTTATAAATACAAAGGGATTGCACTTCCAATTTTCTCTACTCAGGCTGCCATCAAAATATTTAATCCAAAGATAGGGATCATGCAAGAAAGCTATCATCCCATATTTGGCTTGATAATCTACAATTATATCTATTTGTTCTTTTAATACCTCTAAATCCTCTCCCCTTATCCAAAAAGGAGCGCCGGGAGAAGTATTCTGCATATCGTCTTGAGAGACAATTACCGGATGATAAACCAGACATTCCACCCCTAAATCTCTGACCAAAGAGATAATACCAAATAATTCTCCTAAATTCTCTTTCATTATAGTTGTCCAAACCGATATTTGCGGACCATTTTCTATCTTTCTTTTTGCTTCTACAAGATTGTCTATGCCGCTTATAGCTTTCTGGAAGCTTCCTTTTTGCCTTATTAAATCGTGCGTCAATCCTTTTGCTCCGTCTATGGAGATGGCAATGTTTCGCAAGCCAGAGGAAATTATTTTATATGCCAAATTTCTATCTATTAATGCCCCGTTAGAAACAACCTCTATTTTTAAGCCGGCTTTAGCTGCATAATCAATTAATTCAAATATGTCCTCTCTTAACAAGGGCTCTCCGCCTGTTAGCACTATTACGCTGTCCTGTTTCCAGCCAGCAATCTGGTCGAAGGCCCTCTTTGCTATTTCTGTTGGCAGTTCATAGCCATTTAATATCTTTACTACCCCGCACATCTGGCAATTGTATATACATTTGTGGCTTAAACTTATATAAACCCAGCATGGCTTCGCATAAGGGCATTCTAAGACTTCTGAGAAATAATAAGCTAAATTTGTTTTAAATTCCTTAAGAGAATTCTGATTCATCTGATTATTTATTCCTTAACAGTCTTCTAAAAGATGGAAGGGAAAAACACATCTGATAACAATAAGTTTTACAGCGCCTTATTGCAATACGCGCTTTATATGCCCGATAAGAA is drawn from Patescibacteria group bacterium and contains these coding sequences:
- a CDS encoding radical SAM protein — encoded protein: MNQNSLKEFKTNLAYYFSEVLECPYAKPCWVYISLSHKCIYNCQMCGVVKILNGYELPTEIAKRAFDQIAGWKQDSVIVLTGGEPLLREDIFELIDYAAKAGLKIEVVSNGALIDRNLAYKIISSGLRNIAISIDGAKGLTHDLIRQKGSFQKAISGIDNLVEAKRKIENGPQISVWTTIMKENLGELFGIISLVRDLGVECLVYHPVIVSQDDMQNTSPGAPFWIRGEDLEVLKEQIDIIVDYQAKYGMIAFLHDPYLWIKYFDGSLSRENWKCNPFVFINIGPDGEVRSCGSAFGNIKDMNLDKCLDTEAAFRARRLMKVCQKPCLQTCWAHPESDSLLSAFDNFIENLKNETRRDKLLKEALKILESYENRLRDYKDA